A single window of Flavobacterium aestivum DNA harbors:
- a CDS encoding SusC/RagA family TonB-linked outer membrane protein, protein MKTIYRKLLFLVLLLPFCAFAQNKIEGTVVDNVSGQPIPGVNIKIEGGSAGTSTGFDGKFQLTNVKPTDVLNISYLGYKTKTITVGSQNSLTIKLEEESSQLKEVVVQVGYGTVKKKDATGAVTVLANKDFNKGQNVTAENLITGRVAGVSVTGGGAPGAKSDIRIRGGSSLNASNEPLIVVDGLPLSNAVPDGTTSILSTIDPNDIETFTILKDASASAIYGSRAANGVIVITTKKGAKGGVKVAFNTKTGISTVAKKIDVLSADEFRALVNANGTAAQKAKLGTANTDWQSEIFNDVITTDNNISVSGSLFDKLPTRLSVGNTNTPGILKNTGFERTTTSLSLNPVFFDNHLKVDLNGNLSFGKNQFQDESNVIGSAIGFDPTQSVYQEGSRYGGYFEWLEANGDVNLLAAKNPVARINQNNRRATSTRKWGNARIDYKMHFLEDLRAVVELGIDKFDSNGYEETSVNSVSGYQPKTFSSGAWVNLGNYRHYTDSRQNKNLNAYLNYVKEFGKFKVDLTGGYNYQLFQREAYSTGETRQPNPAEDVTTDPDINLQSYFARANIGYDSRYLLTINYRRDGTSRFSEANRWGNFGGGAFAWNIAEESFLKDNKTISALKLRVGYGTTGQQDISASYDYLRRVTLGTVSSNYVFGSTAYQVARTEGYNPDIKWETATEFNVGADFGFLDNRINGSINYFNKVASDLLADIAYPDGANLRNSGFSNIGSVRTDGIEFNVNADILKKDDLNWNVGFNVAYLNQEITDLGETVPGFQGYMTGDNIAGGSNNKIKINSVGYNPSSFFVFEQLYDANKKPIQGAYVDRNGDGKRDINDMYRFHKPNPDYTFGLFSTFNYKKFDFAMSWRASLGNYIFDNISSDKGYLQAALRRDTDLANITPDYYNTGFTYEDNGTQRYLSDYFVKDASFIKLDNISVGYTMDKSLLKVMSLHFSLGVQNALVFSKYDGIDPESFSGVDGSVYPRARTYMFGVNANF, encoded by the coding sequence ATGAAAACAATTTATAGAAAGTTGTTATTTTTAGTACTCTTATTGCCGTTTTGTGCCTTTGCACAGAATAAAATAGAGGGAACTGTTGTTGATAATGTATCAGGGCAGCCTATCCCGGGAGTAAACATAAAAATAGAAGGAGGGTCGGCAGGAACTTCAACTGGTTTTGATGGGAAATTTCAATTAACCAATGTAAAACCAACCGATGTCCTAAATATATCTTACCTGGGATACAAAACAAAAACAATTACAGTTGGGTCTCAAAACTCTTTGACTATCAAACTAGAAGAGGAATCCAGCCAATTAAAAGAGGTTGTGGTTCAAGTAGGTTACGGTACTGTTAAGAAAAAAGATGCAACAGGAGCTGTAACGGTATTGGCTAATAAAGATTTTAACAAAGGACAAAACGTAACTGCAGAAAACTTAATTACAGGTAGAGTGGCAGGTGTAAGCGTTACTGGTGGAGGTGCGCCTGGAGCAAAATCTGACATACGAATTAGAGGAGGATCATCATTGAATGCATCAAACGAGCCTTTAATTGTAGTAGATGGATTGCCGTTAAGTAATGCCGTTCCTGATGGTACAACAAGTATTTTATCTACTATTGACCCAAATGACATTGAGACATTTACAATACTAAAAGATGCGTCTGCCTCAGCAATTTATGGTTCAAGAGCAGCAAATGGGGTTATTGTAATTACTACTAAGAAAGGTGCAAAAGGAGGAGTAAAAGTTGCTTTTAACACTAAAACAGGTATAAGTACTGTAGCCAAAAAAATTGATGTTTTAAGCGCAGATGAATTTCGTGCATTAGTAAATGCAAATGGAACAGCTGCTCAAAAAGCAAAATTAGGTACAGCAAATACAGATTGGCAAAGCGAAATCTTTAATGATGTAATTACTACTGATAATAACATATCTGTTAGTGGTTCATTATTCGATAAATTACCAACTAGACTTTCTGTTGGTAATACCAATACTCCAGGTATTTTGAAAAATACTGGCTTTGAAAGAACAACTACTTCATTGTCTTTGAATCCGGTATTTTTTGACAATCACTTAAAGGTTGATCTTAATGGTAATCTATCCTTTGGTAAAAACCAATTTCAGGATGAAAGTAATGTAATTGGAAGCGCTATAGGATTTGATCCTACTCAATCTGTTTACCAAGAAGGTTCACGTTATGGAGGGTATTTTGAATGGTTAGAAGCTAATGGAGATGTAAATCTTCTTGCAGCTAAAAACCCAGTTGCCCGTATTAACCAAAATAATAGAAGAGCAACTTCTACAAGGAAATGGGGTAATGCCAGAATTGATTATAAAATGCATTTCTTAGAAGACCTGAGAGCAGTTGTAGAATTAGGGATTGATAAGTTTGATAGTAACGGTTACGAGGAAACAAGTGTAAACAGCGTAAGTGGTTATCAACCTAAAACTTTTTCTTCAGGAGCTTGGGTTAATTTAGGAAATTATAGACATTATACAGATTCACGTCAAAACAAAAATTTAAATGCTTATTTAAACTACGTTAAAGAATTTGGTAAATTCAAAGTGGATTTAACAGGAGGTTATAACTACCAATTGTTCCAAAGAGAGGCTTATTCAACAGGAGAGACCAGACAACCAAATCCTGCGGAAGATGTAACTACTGATCCGGATATTAACCTTCAATCATATTTTGCTCGTGCAAATATAGGATACGATAGCAGATATTTACTTACTATCAATTACAGAAGAGATGGTACTTCCCGTTTTTCTGAAGCAAATCGTTGGGGTAATTTTGGTGGAGGAGCTTTTGCTTGGAACATAGCTGAAGAATCTTTCTTAAAAGATAATAAAACCATTTCGGCTTTAAAATTAAGAGTAGGATATGGTACTACAGGTCAACAAGATATTTCAGCTTCTTATGATTATTTAAGAAGAGTAACATTAGGAACTGTAAGTTCTAATTATGTTTTTGGCAGTACTGCTTACCAAGTGGCTAGAACTGAAGGGTATAACCCAGATATAAAATGGGAAACAGCAACAGAGTTTAACGTAGGTGCTGATTTCGGATTTTTAGACAATAGAATCAATGGGTCAATCAACTATTTCAACAAAGTAGCGTCAGATCTTTTGGCTGATATCGCATATCCTGATGGTGCCAATTTAAGAAACTCTGGTTTTTCAAATATTGGAAGTGTTAGAACTGATGGTATTGAGTTCAATGTTAATGCTGATATACTTAAAAAAGATGACTTAAACTGGAATGTTGGTTTTAACGTAGCTTACCTTAATCAAGAAATCACAGATTTAGGTGAAACAGTACCAGGTTTCCAAGGGTATATGACTGGTGATAATATTGCTGGAGGAAGTAACAATAAAATTAAAATTAACTCAGTAGGTTATAACCCAAGCTCTTTCTTCGTATTTGAGCAACTTTATGATGCGAATAAAAAACCTATACAAGGAGCATATGTAGATAGAAATGGTGATGGAAAAAGAGATATAAATGATATGTATAGATTCCATAAGCCTAATCCTGATTATACTTTTGGATTATTTAGCACTTTCAATTACAAAAAATTCGATTTTGCTATGAGCTGGAGAGCAAGCTTAGGAAATTACATATTTGATAATATTAGTTCTGACAAAGGATATTTACAAGCTGCATTAAGAAGAGATACTGATTTAGCTAATATTACTCCAGATTATTATAATACTGGTTTTACGTATGAAGACAATGGGACACAACGTTACCTATCTGATTATTTCGTAAAAGATGCTTCTTTTATAAAATTAGATAACATATCGGTAGGATATACTATGGATAAATCACTTCTAAAAGTGATGAGTTTACATTTTTCTTTAGGAGTACAAAATGCCCTTGTATTTAGTAAATATGACGGTATTGATCCGGAAAGCTTTTCTGGTGTTGACGGATCAGTTTATCCAAGAGCAAGAACATACATGTTTGGTGTAAATGCTAATTTCTAA
- a CDS encoding LacI family DNA-binding transcriptional regulator translates to MKRKITLKQIAKELDVSISTVSKSLRNSPEIGEETRLRVQAFANFYHYKPNNIALSLKNRRTKTIGIIIPEIVHHFFSTVINGIEHVANENGYSVVICLSDDSFDKEVLNMELLANGSIDGFIMSLSKETQFKGDFHHITEVINQGMPVVMFDRVSNEVNCDKVIIDDKLAAYEAVQSLIDKGRKKIALLTTVDYVSVGKLRTDGYIKALLDNELPFDESLIIKIEDIDTCEIIIAKLLEDKAIDAVFAVNELFAVTCIKTANKMGINVPKDLAVIAFTDGIISKYSTPTITTVSQSGIKMGNRAAQIIIDRLESEEDDEEENYVTEIIETYLIERESTD, encoded by the coding sequence ATGAAGAGAAAAATTACATTAAAACAAATTGCAAAAGAATTGGACGTTTCAATATCGACTGTTTCTAAATCTTTAAGAAACAGTCCAGAGATTGGAGAAGAGACAAGATTGAGAGTCCAAGCATTTGCAAATTTTTACCATTACAAACCCAATAATATAGCCCTCAGCCTTAAAAACAGAAGAACCAAAACAATAGGTATTATTATTCCAGAAATAGTACACCATTTTTTCTCTACCGTAATCAATGGTATAGAACATGTAGCTAACGAAAACGGATATAGTGTAGTTATTTGCCTGTCCGACGATTCATTTGACAAAGAGGTTTTAAATATGGAACTTTTGGCCAATGGCAGCATTGATGGCTTTATCATGTCACTATCTAAAGAAACCCAGTTTAAAGGTGATTTTCATCACATTACAGAAGTAATTAATCAAGGAATGCCTGTCGTGATGTTCGACCGTGTTTCTAATGAGGTAAATTGCGACAAAGTAATTATCGATGACAAGCTGGCCGCTTATGAAGCCGTACAGAGTTTAATAGATAAAGGGCGAAAAAAAATAGCACTTCTTACTACTGTTGATTATGTAAGTGTAGGTAAACTAAGAACCGATGGTTATATCAAGGCTTTACTAGATAATGAATTACCATTTGATGAAAGTTTAATTATTAAGATTGAAGATATAGACACTTGCGAAATAATAATTGCAAAATTATTGGAAGACAAAGCTATTGATGCCGTTTTTGCTGTAAATGAACTTTTTGCAGTAACCTGTATTAAAACCGCAAACAAAATGGGGATAAATGTCCCTAAAGATTTAGCAGTAATTGCCTTTACAGACGGAATAATTTCAAAATACTCAACTCCTACCATCACAACAGTAAGCCAAAGTGGTATAAAAATGGGGAATCGAGCAGCGCAAATTATCATTGACCGATTAGAATCTGAAGAAGACGATGAGGAAGAAAATTATGTAACCGAAATCATTGAAACCTACCTTATAGAAAGAGAATCTACCGATTAG
- a CDS encoding MFS transporter, protein MEKPKLSFWQIWNLSFGFLGVQIGYSLQNGNTSRILEALGADVHSIGYFWLAAPLAGLIVQPIIGLSSDKTWTKLGRRIPFIFFGAVVSALAMFFMPNAEYFADLLPPLVFGAVMLLLMDTSFNVTMQPFRALVGDMVNDEQRNLGYSLQSALINFGAVFGSLLPWILVKIGMSNVPAAGEKVAESVIWSFYIGGGILLASVLWTVFKTKEYAPKEHAAYNKIDLDAPDEKKKPNIFKLISNAPTIFWQLGIVQFFSWFALFLMWVYTTRAIANQVWGPAALDPKSIGFNEAGDWTGVLFAFYSGVAALFSLLIPSIAKAIGRKRTYSFSLVMGGLGLISMFIVEDKNMLLLSISGVGLAWAAILAMPYAMLSGSLPADKMGVYMGLFNATITTPQIAAGLLGSTLIMLFGGNPMAIIVIAGVSMLIAGSAVFFVKETHIKK, encoded by the coding sequence ATGGAAAAACCGAAATTAAGTTTTTGGCAAATTTGGAATCTAAGTTTTGGGTTCTTAGGCGTTCAAATTGGATATTCTTTACAGAATGGAAATACAAGTAGGATTCTAGAAGCTTTAGGAGCCGATGTTCACAGCATTGGTTATTTTTGGCTGGCGGCACCTTTGGCAGGATTGATTGTACAACCCATTATTGGTTTATCAAGTGATAAAACCTGGACAAAATTAGGACGTCGTATTCCATTTATATTTTTTGGTGCAGTAGTATCCGCATTGGCCATGTTTTTCATGCCAAACGCAGAATACTTCGCAGATCTATTGCCCCCACTCGTTTTTGGTGCCGTAATGCTATTGCTTATGGATACATCCTTTAATGTTACCATGCAACCTTTTAGAGCTCTTGTGGGAGATATGGTCAATGATGAACAACGCAACTTGGGGTATTCACTTCAAAGTGCATTAATCAATTTTGGTGCTGTTTTTGGCTCACTATTACCGTGGATTCTAGTAAAAATAGGAATGTCAAACGTCCCTGCAGCTGGAGAAAAAGTGGCAGAATCTGTAATCTGGTCTTTTTATATAGGTGGAGGAATATTATTGGCTAGCGTTCTTTGGACTGTATTTAAAACCAAAGAATACGCTCCAAAAGAACATGCTGCATATAATAAAATAGACCTTGATGCTCCTGATGAAAAGAAAAAGCCAAATATTTTTAAACTAATAAGTAATGCTCCAACAATTTTTTGGCAATTAGGAATTGTTCAGTTTTTCTCTTGGTTCGCTTTGTTCTTGATGTGGGTTTACACAACTAGAGCTATCGCAAATCAAGTTTGGGGACCTGCTGCTTTAGATCCAAAATCAATAGGATTTAACGAAGCTGGAGATTGGACTGGGGTACTATTTGCTTTTTATAGCGGAGTAGCGGCATTATTCTCCTTACTTATCCCTTCTATAGCAAAAGCAATTGGAAGAAAAAGAACCTACAGTTTCTCTCTAGTAATGGGAGGTTTAGGTTTGATTTCTATGTTTATAGTCGAGGATAAAAACATGTTATTGTTATCAATATCAGGTGTGGGTCTTGCTTGGGCAGCTATTTTGGCAATGCCTTATGCTATGTTATCCGGATCATTACCTGCAGATAAAATGGGTGTTTACATGGGATTGTTCAACGCAACAATAACAACACCACAAATTGCTGCCGGACTTTTAGGAAGCACTTTAATCATGCTTTTTGGGGGAAATCCTATGGCAATTATTGTTATTGCGGGCGTATCGATGTTAATAGCAGGTTCCGCAGTGTTTTTTGTAAAAGAAACCCACATCAAAAAATAA
- the pgmB gene encoding beta-phosphoglucomutase: MKKSKGFIFDLDGVIVDTAKYHFLAWKKIANELGIDFTLEHNELLKGVSRVRSLDIILGLGNVEASEEEKNKWLIQKNEDYLSYLVDMDESEILPGVIEVLNFLKKNNQLIALGSASKNARPILEKTGTLNYFDAIVDGNDVVNAKPDPEVFLHAARLLNVANEDSIVFEDSVAGIQAANTANMISIGIGEETTLHEAQHLFKDFTHIDSDFLESLINR; this comes from the coding sequence ATGAAAAAGAGTAAAGGATTTATTTTCGATTTAGACGGTGTGATTGTAGATACTGCAAAATATCATTTTTTAGCCTGGAAAAAAATTGCCAATGAGTTAGGAATTGATTTCACATTAGAACATAATGAATTATTAAAAGGGGTGAGTCGTGTTCGTTCTTTAGACATTATTTTAGGTCTAGGGAATGTCGAAGCTTCAGAAGAAGAGAAAAACAAATGGTTAATTCAAAAAAATGAAGATTACCTCTCCTATCTAGTAGATATGGATGAAAGTGAAATTCTGCCAGGTGTTATAGAGGTCTTGAATTTCTTAAAGAAAAACAATCAACTAATCGCTTTAGGATCGGCCAGTAAAAACGCCAGACCTATTCTGGAAAAAACCGGAACTCTAAATTATTTTGATGCCATTGTAGACGGTAATGATGTTGTCAATGCCAAACCAGACCCAGAAGTATTTTTACACGCTGCCCGATTATTGAATGTAGCCAATGAGGATTCAATTGTTTTTGAAGATTCAGTAGCAGGAATCCAAGCAGCAAATACTGCCAATATGATAAGTATTGGTATTGGCGAAGAAACAACCTTACATGAAGCGCAACACCTTTTTAAAGACTTCACGCACATTGATTCCGACTTTCTGGAGTCTCTTATAAATAGATAA
- a CDS encoding glycoside hydrolase family 65 protein — MNQDYIKPDNWSIIEEGFDRESVKSSESLFSIGNGAMGQRANFEENYTGETFQGSYIAGIYYPDKTKVGWWKNGYPEYFAKVLNAPNWIGINIEINGEDLDLNTCTDVKNFRRELNMKEGWYNRSFTATLQNGTEISANIRRFLSLDLDEVGIINYEITPLNKDAKIIYKPYIDAGVTNEDANWEEKFWKPLSVKKYRNEAFVTAQTFKTHFKVTTFMQNTIWSNGEKQKLSPTSVDTNADKILFYYDVIAAKGEKTAIQKIGGYTVSLNHVDTIAAAENTIQIALAKGYDQLLQEQIDAWAKIWEMSDITIDGDVKAQQGIRFNIFQLNQTYLGKDSRLNIGPKGFTGEKYGGSTYWDTEAYCIPFYMATKDQQVARNLLTYRFNQLDKAIENAENNLGFKNGAALYPMVTMNGEECHNEWEITHEEIHRNGAIAFAIFNYHRFTGDFSYIPEKGLEVLIGIARFWHQRASFSKNKNQYVILGVTGPNEYENNINNNFYTNYIAKWCIDYTHEQIQKVSLEYPSDYKRIMEKVKLSETEIQEWNKVAGNMYFPKSEEMGIYLQQDGFLDKDLTPVSELDRSQRPINQKWSWDRVLRSPYIKQADVLQCFYFFEDHFSKDELERNFNFYESFTVHESSLSPCVHSIQAALLDKMDMAYAFYLRTSRLDLDDYNKEVEEGCHITSMAGTWMSIVEGFGGMRVKANTLHFSPKIPKEWDGYSFKINFRNQILKIAINHKETTLTLEGSKELTVFVNETAILVKPNSLVTV, encoded by the coding sequence ATGAATCAAGATTATATAAAACCAGACAATTGGTCTATCATCGAAGAAGGATTTGATAGAGAAAGTGTAAAATCATCTGAAAGCCTTTTTAGCATTGGGAATGGTGCTATGGGCCAAAGAGCCAATTTTGAAGAAAACTATACAGGCGAAACTTTTCAAGGAAGCTATATCGCCGGAATTTATTACCCTGATAAAACCAAAGTAGGTTGGTGGAAAAACGGATATCCAGAGTATTTTGCCAAGGTATTGAATGCACCAAATTGGATTGGAATCAACATAGAAATTAACGGGGAAGATTTAGATTTGAATACTTGTACAGACGTCAAAAATTTTCGTCGTGAGCTAAACATGAAAGAAGGCTGGTACAATCGTTCCTTTACAGCAACTTTGCAAAACGGAACCGAAATTTCAGCAAACATCCGTCGTTTTCTATCTTTAGATTTAGATGAAGTTGGTATCATTAATTATGAAATCACTCCTTTAAACAAAGATGCAAAAATAATTTACAAACCCTATATTGATGCTGGTGTAACTAATGAAGATGCCAACTGGGAAGAAAAATTCTGGAAACCACTTAGCGTTAAAAAATATAGAAATGAAGCTTTTGTTACGGCACAAACTTTCAAAACCCATTTCAAGGTAACAACCTTCATGCAAAATACCATTTGGTCGAATGGCGAGAAACAAAAGCTTTCTCCAACGTCAGTAGATACGAATGCAGATAAAATTCTATTTTATTATGATGTTATTGCTGCCAAAGGAGAAAAAACCGCTATTCAAAAAATAGGCGGCTATACCGTTTCATTGAACCATGTAGATACTATAGCTGCAGCCGAAAATACTATTCAGATCGCTCTGGCAAAAGGATATGACCAATTGCTACAAGAACAGATTGATGCATGGGCAAAAATCTGGGAAATGTCAGACATCACTATTGATGGGGATGTAAAAGCACAGCAAGGAATTCGTTTTAATATTTTCCAGCTAAACCAAACCTATTTAGGAAAAGATTCTCGTTTGAATATTGGACCAAAAGGATTTACGGGTGAAAAATACGGAGGATCTACCTATTGGGACACCGAGGCATATTGTATTCCGTTCTACATGGCTACAAAAGACCAACAAGTAGCTCGTAATTTATTGACCTATCGTTTTAATCAATTGGATAAAGCGATAGAGAATGCCGAGAATAATTTGGGGTTTAAAAACGGAGCAGCTTTATACCCAATGGTAACCATGAATGGCGAAGAATGCCATAACGAATGGGAAATCACTCATGAAGAAATTCATAGAAACGGTGCCATTGCATTTGCCATTTTTAACTACCATCGCTTTACTGGAGATTTCAGTTACATTCCGGAAAAAGGATTAGAAGTACTTATTGGTATAGCTCGTTTCTGGCACCAAAGAGCTTCATTCTCCAAAAACAAAAATCAATATGTGATTTTGGGAGTAACTGGGCCTAATGAATACGAAAACAACATCAACAATAATTTCTACACCAATTACATCGCTAAATGGTGCATCGATTATACCCATGAACAGATTCAAAAAGTTTCTCTAGAATACCCATCCGACTATAAACGTATTATGGAAAAGGTAAAACTATCTGAAACAGAAATACAGGAATGGAATAAAGTAGCAGGTAATATGTATTTCCCAAAATCAGAAGAAATGGGTATTTACTTGCAGCAAGATGGGTTCTTAGACAAAGATTTAACACCGGTAAGCGAGTTAGATCGTTCCCAAAGACCAATAAATCAAAAATGGTCTTGGGATCGTGTATTGCGTTCTCCTTATATAAAACAAGCCGACGTACTGCAGTGTTTCTACTTCTTTGAAGATCATTTCTCTAAAGATGAATTGGAGCGCAATTTCAATTTTTATGAATCATTTACAGTTCATGAAAGTTCACTTTCACCTTGTGTACATTCTATTCAGGCTGCTTTGCTGGATAAAATGGATATGGCCTATGCATTTTACCTAAGAACATCTCGACTGGATCTTGATGATTATAATAAAGAAGTAGAAGAAGGTTGCCATATCACCTCTATGGCAGGAACCTGGATGAGTATTGTTGAAGGATTTGGTGGAATGAGAGTCAAAGCAAACACACTTCATTTCTCTCCAAAAATCCCTAAAGAATGGGACGGATATTCTTTTAAAATTAATTTCAGAAATCAAATTTTGAAAATTGCAATTAATCATAAAGAAACCACACTTACACTCGAAGGTTCAAAAGAACTTACCGTTTTTGTAAACGAAACTGCTATTTTGGTCAAACCAAATAGTTTGGTCACTGTTTAA
- a CDS encoding glycoside hydrolase family 13 protein: MKKAVLLFLFISTSIFAQIERVEPPFWYAGMHNPELQIMFYGKDIAQNEVTASNAIAIKEVQKTENPNYLFVTIDTKNTTAQDFIFSFSKNKKVVFTKKYSLKQRRENSASRKSFDASDLIYLVMSDRFANGNPKNDSDKSVFEKGNRSLPGGRHGGDIAGMIQHLDYIKELGATALWPTPLCEDNDKTYSYHTYGQSDVYKIDPRFGTNEEYVQLSSELHNRDMKLIMDYVTNHWGAEHWMMKDLPTYNWLHQFPGYAQTNYRMTTQFDTNASQIDSKMCMDGWFVKSMPDLNQSNSLVNIYLKQNAIWWIEYANLDGFRVDTYSYCDKKGIAEWTKAITDEYPNFNIVGEVWMHDQAQMAYWQKDSKIAAIENYNSHLPSVMDFTLTETLAKVFNEDNNTWNTGMVNVYENFTNDFLYPNINSIMTFVENHDTNRFNEIYKNDFSKYKMAMTLLATVRGIPQIYYGSEIGMSGNKDKDGDAAIRQDFPGGWSGDKNDAFTKAGRTPEQQKYFEFSAQLFNWRKTNDVVHFGKMKHYIPEKNVYVYFRYTNSKSVMVVINNNKETQTFPTGRFQESILNYKTGVDVLSGKSIDLKSDITIEGKSVLILELN; the protein is encoded by the coding sequence ATGAAAAAAGCAGTCCTTCTTTTTTTATTCATCTCTACTTCAATTTTTGCACAAATAGAAAGAGTTGAGCCTCCTTTTTGGTATGCCGGAATGCATAATCCAGAGCTGCAAATTATGTTCTATGGCAAAGATATTGCACAAAATGAAGTAACGGCATCAAATGCAATTGCCATAAAAGAAGTTCAAAAAACCGAAAACCCCAATTATCTTTTCGTTACAATTGACACCAAAAATACAACGGCACAAGATTTTATTTTTTCATTTTCTAAAAATAAAAAAGTCGTTTTTACCAAAAAATATAGTTTAAAACAGAGAAGGGAAAATTCAGCTTCCAGAAAAAGTTTTGATGCTTCTGATTTGATTTATCTGGTGATGTCAGACCGTTTTGCTAATGGAAATCCCAAAAACGACAGCGATAAATCGGTTTTTGAAAAAGGAAACAGATCACTTCCCGGTGGGAGACATGGAGGCGATATTGCCGGCATGATTCAACATTTAGACTATATAAAAGAATTAGGAGCAACGGCCCTTTGGCCAACACCACTTTGCGAAGACAATGACAAAACCTATTCGTACCATACTTACGGGCAATCTGATGTTTATAAAATAGATCCTCGTTTTGGAACGAATGAAGAATATGTGCAACTTTCATCCGAATTGCATAACCGTGACATGAAACTCATCATGGATTATGTTACGAACCATTGGGGAGCAGAACACTGGATGATGAAAGACTTGCCTACTTATAACTGGTTGCATCAATTTCCGGGTTACGCCCAAACTAATTACAGAATGACAACGCAGTTTGATACCAATGCATCACAAATTGATTCCAAAATGTGTATGGACGGTTGGTTTGTAAAATCAATGCCCGATTTAAACCAGTCCAATTCATTAGTGAATATCTATTTGAAACAAAACGCCATTTGGTGGATTGAATATGCCAATTTGGATGGTTTTCGTGTAGATACTTATTCCTATTGCGACAAAAAAGGAATTGCCGAATGGACTAAGGCTATTACCGATGAATATCCTAATTTTAATATCGTTGGTGAAGTCTGGATGCACGATCAGGCTCAAATGGCATATTGGCAAAAAGACAGTAAAATTGCAGCTATAGAAAATTATAATTCGCATTTGCCATCAGTCATGGATTTTACATTAACCGAAACTTTGGCTAAAGTATTTAATGAAGATAATAATACTTGGAACACCGGAATGGTAAATGTCTATGAGAATTTCACCAATGACTTTTTATACCCGAATATCAATAGCATTATGACTTTTGTTGAAAATCATGATACGAATCGCTTCAATGAAATATATAAAAATGATTTTTCGAAATATAAAATGGCAATGACATTGTTGGCTACCGTTCGTGGAATTCCGCAAATTTATTATGGCTCCGAGATTGGAATGTCTGGTAATAAAGACAAGGATGGAGATGCAGCCATTCGTCAGGATTTTCCAGGAGGTTGGTCTGGAGACAAAAATGATGCCTTTACCAAAGCTGGAAGAACTCCAGAACAGCAAAAATATTTTGAATTTTCGGCCCAATTATTCAATTGGAGAAAAACCAATGATGTTGTGCATTTTGGAAAAATGAAACATTACATCCCAGAAAAGAATGTCTATGTTTATTTCAGATATACCAATTCAAAATCGGTAATGGTAGTCATAAACAACAATAAAGAAACACAAACTTTCCCAACTGGTCGTTTTCAAGAAAGTATTTTAAATTATAAAACGGGAGTCGATGTACTTTCTGGGAAATCTATTGATTTAAAAAGTGATATTACGATTGAAGGAAAATCGGTTCTGATTTTAGAATTGAATTAA